From the genome of Salvelinus namaycush isolate Seneca chromosome 10, SaNama_1.0, whole genome shotgun sequence, one region includes:
- the dtymk gene encoding thymidylate kinase produces MTCRRGALIVLEGVDKAGKTTQCNKLVQALQDSGQKAEMMKFPERSTKIGKLINSYLENKSNLEDHTVHLLFSANRWELVPLMKEKLEQGISLVVDRYAFSGVAFTSAKPGFSLDWCMNPDMGLPKPDLVMFLQLSPSEAAQRGQFGTERYETTVFQKVVQQKFELLMKDPSVKWQVIDAARNIEDVHADIKNHSVDAIKAAENEPMGELWKEITPNSA; encoded by the exons ATGACATGCAGAAGAGGGGCTCTCATTGTGCTTGAAGGAGTGGACAAGGCCGGGAAGACTACACAATGTAACAAGCTAGTCCAAGCACTGCAGGACAGCGGACAGAAAGCTGAGATGATGAAATTCCCTG AAAGAAGCACAAAGATCGGCAAGTTGATCAACTCCTATCTTGAGAACAAAAGCAACCTGGAGGACCATACAGTGCATCTCCTGTTCTCTGCCAACCGATGGGAACTAGT GCCTCTGATGAAGGAGAAGTTGGAGCAGGGCATCAGTCTGGTGGTGGATAGATACGCCTTCTCTGGAGTGGCCTTCACCAGCGCCAAGCCT GGTTTCAGTCTGGACTGGTGTATGAATCCTGACATGGGGCTGCCCAAACCAGACCTGGTGATGTTCCTTCAGCTCAGCCCGTCTGAGGCCGCTCAGCGGGGTCAGTTTGGGACAGAGAGATATGAGACCACCGTCTTCCAGAAGGTCGTACAGCAGAAGTTTGAACTTCTGATGAAGGACCCTTCTGTCAAGTGGCAG GTGATTGATGCAGCCAGGAACATTGAAGATGTGCACGCTGACATTAAGAACCACAGTGTTGATGCCATCAAAGCAGCAGAGAACGAGCCAATGGGGGAGCTGTGGAAGGAGATTACACCTAACAGTGCCTAG
- the LOC120055102 gene encoding uncharacterized protein LOC120055102 → MALMANHQSLNMALMANHQSLNMALMANHQSLNMALMANHQSLNMALMANHQSLNMALMANHQSLNMALMANHQSLNMALMANHQSLNMALMANHQSLNMALMANHQSLNMALMANHQSLNMALMANHQSLNMALMANHQSLNMALMANHQSLNMALMANHQSLNMALMANHQSLNMALMANHQSLNMALMANHQSLNMALMANHQSLNMALMANHQSLNMALMANHQSLNMALMANHQSLNMALMANHQSLNMALMANHQSLNMALMANHQSLNMALMANHQSLNMALMANHQSLNMALMANHQSLNMALMANHQSLNMALMANHQSLNMALMANHQSLNMALMANHEHVREVEDLRAKLEKLTAQHDFGLQRFAGSDKDIRFYTRFASYTHRMAFWDLIERAAETEFIRVNKHQSI, encoded by the exons ATGGCCCTAATGGCAAACCATCAGTCTCTGAACATGGCCCTAATGGCAAACCATCAGTCTCTGAACATGGCCCTAATGGCAAACCATCAGTCTCTGAACATGGCCCTAATGGCAAACCATCAGTCTCTGAACATGGCCCTAATGGCAAACCATCAGTCTCTGAACATGGCCCTAATGGCAAACCATCAGTCTCTGAACATGGCCCTAATGGCAAACCATCAGTCTCTGAACATGGCCCTAATGGCAAACCATCAGTCTCTGAACATGGCCCTAATGGCAAACCATCAGTCTCTGAACATGGCCCTAATGGCAAACCATCAGTCTCTGAACATGGCCCTAATGGCAAACCATCAGTCTCTGAACATGGCCCTAATGGCAAACCATCAGTCTCTGAACATGGCCCTAATGGCAAACCATCAGTCTCTGAACATGGCCCTAATGGCAAACCATCAGTCTCTGAACATGGCCCTAATGGCAAACCATCAGTCTCTGAACATGGCCCTAATGGCAAACCATCAGTCTCTGAACATGGCCCTAATGGCAAACCATCAGTCTCTGAACATGGCCCTAATGGCAAACCATCAGTCTCTGAACATGGCCCTAATGGCAAACCATCAGTCTCTGAACATGGCCCTAATGGCAAACCATCAGTCTCTGAACATGGCCCTAATGGCAAACCATCAGTCTCTGAACATGGCCCTAATGGCAAACCATCAGTCTCTGAACATGGCCCTAATGGCAAACCATCAGTCTCTGAACATGGCCCTAATGGCAAACCATCAGTCTCTGAACATGGCCCTAATGGCAAACCATCAGTCTCTGAACATGGCCCTAATGGCAAACCATCAGTCTCTGAACATGGCCCTAATGGCAAACCATCAGTCTCTGAACATGGCCCTAATGGCAAACCATCAGTCTCTGAACATGGCCCTAATGGCAAACCATCAGTCTCTGAACATGGCCCTAATGGCAAACCATCAGTCTCTGAACATGGCCCTAATGGCAAACCATCAGTCTCTGAACATGGCCCTAATGGCAAACCATGAGCACGTAAGAGAAGTTGAGGATCTTCGAGCCAAGCTGGAGAAACTGACCGCTCAACACGACTTTGGTCTACAGCGATTTGCTGGTTCTGACAAGGATATACGTTTTTACACAAG ATTTGCAAGCTACACCCACCGGATGGCCTTCTGGGACTTGATTGAGCGGGCAGCAGAGACCGAGTTTATAAGAGTCAACAAGCACCAATCCATCTGA